GCTGCTGCCAGTCAGCGTTAGCGTACGCACCTTCTCCGGCTCCTTTAGGGCAAACACCTGTGCAATGTGCCCTCCCAGGCTGTTGCCCACCACATGCAGGTCTTGCAGGTTCTGAAAATGAACAAAGTCTGACACAAAAGCTGCCAGCCCCTCTACCGAGGGATTGTGCACGCTGCTCTTGTAGATCGGCATAAGCGGTATAATGACCCGATAGCGATCGGTAAAGCCCTTCAATACGTCGTTCCAGTTGCTAAGGGCACCAAACAGCCCATGCAGCAGCAGGAGCGTAGGGCCTTTGCCGTGCTGGATGTACTCGTATCCGCCTTCCTTGATGAGATTAAACTGCATGGCTCAAAAATAGACAAAAAGCAGGGCGCGGCAGGTCGAAGTGGACATAAGGGCCATTACTCCCGGTATTCTATCCTCGGCTGCTGATAACCCTAATACGCGCAGGGGCCGGTATACGTTCGGCTTCGTTGCTGAACGGTACAAACCCGTGCCTGAATGGTCTAAAGCAGCTGCTTTACTGCGGCAGAAATTGCCTTTCCGTCTGCCCTTCCCTTCAGGCTGCTACTTGCTGCCTTCATCACCAGGCCAAAGTCCTGTGGGCCACTGGCGCCCACCTCAGCAATGATTTGCCTCAGTGCCTCATTTAGGTCTTCTCCCTCCAGCTGGCTGGGCAAATAGCGCTGTAGGATGCCTATCTCGGCTTCTTCAGCCTCGGCCAGGTCGGGCCTGCCGTGGGTCTGATACTGCTCCATGCTATCCTTTCTCTGCTTTAGCTGCCGGGTTAGCAGCTCTATCTCTTCCGCCTCGGTGAGTGCGGTGCCTGCCTGGCGCCCCTCAGCAGTTTCGGCCAGCAGGATGGCACTCTTGATTGCGCGGAGGGTACGCAGGGCTACCTGGTCCTTGGCCTTCATGGCCGTCTTCAGGTCTTCGTTCAGCGTGTCTTTCAGGCTCATATGGGGGCAAAGATAGCTATTGAATCAGCCTGGCCAGGGTTTGGGCCTCCACTTCTTCAAACTCGCCTTCTTTGGGTACAAAACTGGCAATGCGGTCTCCAGCTGGGTTGTACACATAGATGCTGGGAACCTGGCTTTCGCCAAAGTAGCTGTCGAACCGCCAGTCGTTATCTTTTCCAAAATAAAAATTGGGCTGCCCGGCGAAGTACTTCTGCTGAAAAGCCCGTATGTCTGCCACCTCATGAAAGGCATTTACCCACACTAGTGTGGCCTGCCTGAAAAGCGGGAGTTCGGCCTGTATGAGCTGGGCCTGCCGGTTGCAGTGGTCGCAGTCTGGGCTGAAAAACAGCACAAAAACGGTGCGCCCCTTAGGCAGGTCTTGCTGTCGGAGCAACCCTCCGTTCACATGCTCAAACTCAAAGGGAGGCAGATGTTCCTGGGCTTTGACCAGGCCGGTTAGGCCGAATGCGCCGAGCAGGATAAGCAGGCTGATGCGTATGTGGGTGCGTGTATTCATAGCAGTACAGAAACAAAGCCCATGCCAATAGAGTTTC
This portion of the Bacteroidota bacterium genome encodes:
- a CDS encoding thioredoxin family protein; the protein is MNTRTHIRISLLILLGAFGLTGLVKAQEHLPPFEFEHVNGGLLRQQDLPKGRTVFVLFFSPDCDHCNRQAQLIQAELPLFRQATLVWVNAFHEVADIRAFQQKYFAGQPNFYFGKDNDWRFDSYFGESQVPSIYVYNPAGDRIASFVPKEGEFEEVEAQTLARLIQ
- a CDS encoding GatB/YqeY domain-containing protein → MSLKDTLNEDLKTAMKAKDQVALRTLRAIKSAILLAETAEGRQAGTALTEAEEIELLTRQLKQRKDSMEQYQTHGRPDLAEAEEAEIGILQRYLPSQLEGEDLNEALRQIIAEVGASGPQDFGLVMKAASSSLKGRADGKAISAAVKQLL